Sequence from the Phragmites australis chromosome 6, lpPhrAust1.1, whole genome shotgun sequence genome:
TATACAGTAGATTGATTCattgacttttttttcttttcgtcTGGTTGGCTTTAGAAGCTTAAACTTTCACTTAAAATTAAGATTTTCTTATGGCATCTATCAAGATGAGTAATTTTAACAAAGATAATTTGGTCAAAAGAAACTGAAAAGAAACCTTAAATGCCGCTTTTGCAACCACAATAAGAGTATCATTTGTCTTTAAAGTGTCACTTTGCTAAGTTAATTTGGTAAATTATTCACATTGTCTTAGGCATTACCATGCCAAGAAATATGAACATATTATGAGTGGTTGGCTACTTAATATGGatgctaataaaaaaaattattctgaTTGGGGTAGCCGCTCTATTTTGAACAATTTAGCTATATTGCAATGATATGATTTTTAAAACAACAAGAACAACATCTTTTTTTAGACACTCTTCAAAGAAACGTATTGATTCAAATTTTAGAGAGTATTAAAAAAGGAGGATCAATGGGAAGAGATCAGAATGGCTTACTAGAATTTGAAGGTGGCGGCTATAAAGCTTTTAGTCAAGAATGACTGCAATTTAGTTATATGTTATATGCTAGATAATGTCATATAACCACTCTAAAATTAACTatcttattttatttctctATCAACAATAAGCTATGATGATGTCATAATACAATAAGAGTTGTATGCATCTCGGATACAAAAGGCTGGAACgttatctttttaaaaaaaaatatataacaatATTCTTTCCATTTCGTTCAATTCCTGATTCATcttcttatttctattttttttcttatctccAATAGTTTCTTTCAAAAGGATCATGGatggaaaaaaaagataaaaacttcaacaaaaaatttaaaaaaatcgttAAAACATTGAAAGAAATCGAAATCTTTCGGACTCACTTCGCGGGTATGGTCCAATTGCAACATGAAACCCTCCGTTTCGGTTTTGCCAATCCATCGCTCTCGTACCAATCGATCATCCACTCTGGCCTCCTGCTAACAGCCGAGAAACAGCAAAGCCAATCCCTGCGCTTACTTGACAGGACAAAAGGAGAAAATAAAACAGCTCTAAAAAGGATCATGTCAGATTTAGTGTTTAGCAACTAAATATTTACTTTGGGCTACGGTATCCAAATTAGCAAACCTTAAACAGAGTTTGGTTAGCTCATGTCAGATTTAGGGTTTCGCAACTAACCTAGTAAGCCTTTGGCTAAATTAGCCGTTTAGATGTGTTAGTAGGCTAGCAATGAAAATGGAGATAGGTGtcacataaagaaaaaaaagaggtaCAAGATTTGTCTAACCTACATTTCTTATGGGATGACATAAGTCGTTGCTACAAGTTCAAATTTACCTTTGAATATCATATCGTTCATTATCTTACATAGTGACTAGAAACCTCTTTACACAGAAAAATTAAAGCGTGTTTGAATTGTTATTGCCTAAGGATTCGACTCTCAAAATCTCTACAGGTCGTTGGTGCTAGACCATCTAAACACTTCTCGAACTAATGTCTACACAAACGTTCTTAGGCATTTGCGAATGCAAATGCAACTAGGGTGAGACTGAGAAAGATACATTGATATCAAAATGTTAATCATCTATAATCTTATCATAGGAAGAAGGAACTCAATTCGAGTGACCCAAGATTCAATCATAACGCACTAATTACTTGTGAAATAATAAACGGAAATTAACTATTTGCCCGCGTGGGATGCCGCTGCCGCATATGCGGGCCGATTGCACCAAGGCACGAACCATTCCGCCCCCTCCCATCGGCCGCACTCGTCTTCCCCCCGACATCGCCTCCATCCTATCGGAAGGCTTCCCCGACCCCTTCCTCCCTTCCCTATCAAGCTCTCCTCTTACCACGACGAAGCTGACGATTCGTTCCTCCATTTTTCCCATCCTGTCGCGTGAGCTGTTCGATCCTTCGGCCCGGGCCATAGTTGCAAGTGCAATGCTGCGTGGATCGAGCTGCTGAGCGCTGATCACGGTGAGGCCACTCAGATCCGCCCAATTGCCGCGTGGGATGCGTTGATGTGGGAGGCAATTTGGGTTCTGTGTGGTCAGAAGCGTGGGATCCCGCTTATATTTTGTGAATTAGTTTCTGCCCCACTTCCTGATACATTTGCTGCGaaagttgcaattttgttgGTATTATTTTGCGCATTGGTTTCATCATATGGATGAATCCTATCTGATGTTTATCTGCTTGCCCGCTTGTTCGACATTAATAACTCAGCCGATTTGGACTTTATTCATTAATTATTCTTACGGGTTCAATTTTGAAGCATTTACATATCGCCTTAATTGTTTTTGTTCAGTTTCTTTCAGGGTATTGCGGAGAGCTTGTCCGTCCGTTTCGGCTTCGGGGATAGAAGAAGCTTGGCATAATTATCTCAACAAGATGCCAGGAATCACAGTGGATGAAGTTGTTTCAGAGGAGGCGCCGAACGGGGTGAATTCCTCCCAAAACAACGAAAATATGTCCGCCCCAAAGTCGACGGCAGCTTCAACAACGGTGGCAAGCATGCAAAGTGAGGCACTTGAGATGCATGTTGAGGGTTCCGGTGCTGCGGAGCCCTCAATTGAGCAGCTCTACAACAATGTGTGTGAGATGGAGAGCTCGAGTGAGGGTGGTTCCCCACCACGCGAGAGCTTCGGGTCGGACGGGGAGGAGTCAAGGATTGATTCGGAGCTTCGCCACCTTGTTGCTGGGGAGATGGAGGCTATGAAGGTaattgaggaggaggaggagggtgggaGTGTAGCCAATGCGGTACCTGCTGCTGAGAATGGAACCCCAGTCAAGACACAGTCTTCCAATTCGTCCAAGAAgtcgaagaaggcctcaaaatCACAGCTTGAGTCTGATGCCTCTGTTGGCCCCAATGGCAAGGCATCTCTGGAGGAAGGCGAGAGTGAGGTCAGCAAACCAGGTAGCCGAGTTGGCCGTCGACGGAAATCAAATGCCAATCCACAGAATGGAACAGAAGATGCTGGGCTTGATAACCCAGACCTTGGACCATTTCTTCTTAAACATGCAAGAGACTTGATTGCCTCGGAAAACCCACGTCGGGCACTGAAATATGCTCTTCGTGCCACCAAGTCCTTCGAGAAATGCGTAGGTGGAAAGCCGAGCTTGAACTTGGTGATGAGTTTGCATGTTGTTGCAGCAATCTACTGCAACTTGGGAAAATACGAAGAGGCTGTACCTGTGCTGCAGCGATCCCTCGAGATCCCTGTAATTGAGGAAGGTCAGGAGCATGCTCTTGCAAAGTTTTCTGGTTGCATGCAGTTAGGGGACACCTATGGGATGCTAGGTCAGACTGCACTCTCATTGCAATGGTATGCTGCTGGGCTTGAAATTCAGAAGCAAACATTGGGAGAGCAAGACCCTAGGGttggagagacttgccggtacTTGGCTGAGGCCCATGTGCAGGCACTACAACTTGATGAAGCACAAAGATTGTGTCAGATGGCTCTTGACATCCACAGGGAGAATGGCGAGCCAGCCTCGCTAGAAGAAACAGCTGATAGGAGGCTGATGGGTCTTATTTGTGACACCAAGGGTGACCATGAAGCTGCCCTGGAGCATCTAGTGATGGCTAGCATGGCCATGGTTGCCAACGGCCAGGAGACTGAGGTGGCCTCAGTTGATTGCAGCATTGGTGACATTTACCTCTCCTTGGGTCGGTATGATGAGGCTGTGTTTGCTTACCAGAAAGCTCTTACAGTATTCAAGACCAGCAAAGGGGAGAATCATGCAACTGTGGCTTCTGTTTTTGTGCGTCTAGCCGATCTGTACAACAAGACAGGAAAGCTAAGGGAGTCGAAATCCTACTGTGAAAATGCCCTCAAGATTTATCAGAAACCTATTCCAGGGACTTCTCTGGAAGAAATTGCCACCGGTTTAACTGATGTTTCAGCCATATATGAGACCATGAATGAGCATGAGCAAGCACTGAAGTTACTCCAGAAGGCCTTAAAAATGTACAGCAATTCTGCCGGCCAACAGAGCACAATTGCTGGAATTGAGGCTCAGATGGGTGTCTTGTACTATATTTTGGGTAACTATGGAGAGTCTTATGATTCCTTCAAGAGTGCGATTGCAAAGCTCCGCACTTGTGGTGAGAAAAAGTCTGCCTTCTTTGGCGTTGCCCTAAACCAAATGGGGTTGGTATGTGTTCAAAGATACTCAATAAATGAAGCTGCGGAACTTTTTGAGGAAGCTAGGGCTGTTCTGGAGCAAGAATACGGGCCGTATCATCCAGATACTTTAGGTGTATCCAGCAATCTTGCTGGAACCTATGATGCAATGGGAAGGTAAGCTCCCTACTTATTCCTGCTTTACTTTTCGCCACAAAATCGACTCTGCACATCACCAGCTACAGCCTGCAAGTATTCATCCTTCCCTATCTTGCAGCATATACACCTGGCAGAACAACAATTTGTAGAAGTGTTTTCTTGCACACTAAACCTTTCATATTCTTCAAAAAAATATCACTAAGTGAATATGAAAACCAATAATGTTGTCTTAACTAGGTATTGATGATTTGTCCATATGGCCTTTCACATAATGAACTGCATTTCTGCACAATTGCTGGTATGTAGGGTAAAGGTACTCTTGCAAGTGGGTATTCTTTGGTCTCGTAGTCTTCTCATCTTCCAGCTAGGCACACGATTAGCATCTTTATCTGCTTTTGCTACTAGAATTGAGTTGATCAGATATTGATTGCTAATAAAGCTGGATCAATTTAATTGAAGTAGGACCATCCTACATCATCTTTAGTTGCTTGTCGCTGACTGATCTGTAAAGAAGGATTGCACATACTTTATCCTCTTGCtttatcttttttctatttccttttTTCTCCCATTGTTTCCTGTGGAAACTTCATGCTACTTTGTAGGACATGTGGACTGTTAGCTTTATAGTCTGAGTACAAGTGTACAACAACTGGCTGGATCAGAAATGTCAACACTCTATATCAGATTTCTGAAGCAACGATTCTATCTTTCTGACACACTTTTCAATCACACATCATCAGGCTTATGTCCTGTAATGCGAAAAGTTTCTGTTTCATTTTCACTGCAATTATCGGTTGGTACTTAATATTCCTGCATCTTGTTTACCAGACTGGATGAGGCCATCGAGATCTTGGAATATGTTGTCGGAATGCGCGAGGAGAAGCTGGGCACAGCAAACCCAGACGTCGACGATGAGAAGCGGAGGCTTGCAGAGCTGCTGAAGGAGGCCGGCCGGGTCAGAAGCAGGAAGGCGAAGTCCCTGGAGAATCTGCTGGAGACCAACCCATATACCGTCACCAAGAGAAACAGTCGCAGCATGATTCACTCACTGGTCTGAAAGGAAAATCACCGTGATCGAAAAGGCAAGGATTGTTACTAAGGTGTATCAATTGGTTTGTTCTTATGAGTCGATGAGAATAGTTGTGTTTACGGATCTAGAAATACGAAATGATCAAATTGATTTGTTGTAAAGTTACAGATGCTATAATTGGTTACTACTTGTTCAGTGTTGAAAGCTCTTTTTATTATGCTTGTGGAAGCGAGTGCTGGGTactgtttctctctttttctgcCTGTCTGATGTGCGAGCTCTTTTGGCAGATCGCCATATCAAAGTATATATGTTCAGCACAGTTGTAGCTGTACTTCTTTTAGGTGACACGTCTATGCTGCAACTCAATTGATCCTGCTTAGATTTAATTGCCAGACCAAGTCGCCTGCGAAAACTTGCTGTTCGATCATTAATCGGTCTACCGTTGTGGATGGCAAAACCAGATATCATCGCGAGCCAGCTGTTATTTCCAAGGGTTCGATTCATGGAGCTTCTGGTAGTCAAATAGTCAAGATTCGCTACAAACTTTTttctagaaaatataaaattgatGGCGTTTCCCATTGTGTAAAAGGTTAAAACTTCTATCATGGGAGCATCACAAATTCATATGCAGATAGAGGAAACTGAAGTAAACACTACGATAGCCACCAAATGCCACTTAATTTCTGCAAATAGTGATATTCCTCTGCAGCTTTACGCGAGAAAGAGTTGCTGAACAGTGCCTCGAGGGTTTAAACAAAAATCCCAGCCTCAGAAACATTAACCATCCCTAGTATGTCCTTAATCATCGGTAACAACTGCTGCTAAACTGCCAGAAACATGACACAACTTCACGCCCAAGCCATGACTGTCTAGTGACCATACTTCTGGAACTCCCACTCACTgttgtctgcaatgtcaagtcACAACAACTTAGAAGGTGGCC
This genomic interval carries:
- the LOC133921411 gene encoding protein KINESIN LIGHT CHAIN-RELATED 2-like; translated protein: MPGITVDEVVSEEAPNGVNSSQNNENMSAPKSTAASTTVASMQSEALEMHVEGSGAAEPSIEQLYNNVCEMESSSEGGSPPRESFGSDGEESRIDSELRHLVAGEMEAMKVIEEEEEGGSVANAVPAAENGTPVKTQSSNSSKKSKKASKSQLESDASVGPNGKASLEEGESEVSKPGSRVGRRRKSNANPQNGTEDAGLDNPDLGPFLLKHARDLIASENPRRALKYALRATKSFEKCVGGKPSLNLVMSLHVVAAIYCNLGKYEEAVPVLQRSLEIPVIEEGQEHALAKFSGCMQLGDTYGMLGQTALSLQWYAAGLEIQKQTLGEQDPRVGETCRYLAEAHVQALQLDEAQRLCQMALDIHRENGEPASLEETADRRLMGLICDTKGDHEAALEHLVMASMAMVANGQETEVASVDCSIGDIYLSLGRYDEAVFAYQKALTVFKTSKGENHATVASVFVRLADLYNKTGKLRESKSYCENALKIYQKPIPGTSLEEIATGLTDVSAIYETMNEHEQALKLLQKALKMYSNSAGQQSTIAGIEAQMGVLYYILGNYGESYDSFKSAIAKLRTCGEKKSAFFGVALNQMGLVCVQRYSINEAAELFEEARAVLEQEYGPYHPDTLGVSSNLAGTYDAMGRLDEAIEILEYVVGMREEKLGTANPDVDDEKRRLAELLKEAGRVRSRKAKSLENLLETNPYTVTKRNSRSMIHSLV